The nucleotide window AAATTTTATATGGTCAGATCTGGTGTAAAGGCCCTGTATAAGTGTAATACTGCATATGTAACTTTTGAATATGACTTTCATGAATGAAGTTACTTAATTTGATTGGGTTCATTGCTTGGATGAAGTTGTGGTAATTTAAAAGGTTGATGACATCAGACATTTTTAGATTGCATGCAAGAAAGTCTTATCAAACTAATATATTTCAGCTGAAGACTACATAGGAGGAAGACTGGTGCCTTCTGGTAACCAGATTGAAACATTAGTGCCCTTTTATTCATATTTGGGGATATGTTGACATAAGGAATCTACATAATTCAGTAGTAAATTGGATAATTGAAGAAAGTCATCTGGAGTGTTTTTTTGAACCTGTTAAGAGCTGTCTTTACCTAGAATCAGCATTATCTTTGGTTGATCTTTAGGCACTAAAGAAGCCATAACCATAGCTATAGGTGTGGACTGCTCATATTAGCTAATGTCATATGCTTTAAAGTATTGTATTGTTTTCACTCTTCTTTTGCTTGCCTATTGCTTGTATTTTCTGCAATTAATATGGCATGGCCACCTTTGCTGGGAAGAAATATGTTGTGTATTAGTCAATTAAAAAAGTGAAACCAATTAGCGCAGATAGTGCATAACTTAATTTTGGATTCTTTAGTCTACTATAACGACCAAAATTCTGGATACAAGCTCCATTTCTGCTATGCCCTATGGTTTATGTTATGGTTCTTTATATTACTGTTTAATTTTTTGCATTATATACCCACTATCTCTGCTCTTACTGTAACAGTGTTTATTCAGGTTAATTGTACTCGATACATCTTTCTATGCTCTCATGCCTATCTATCTTTTACTTTAATTGTCGAAGTGTAGAGTCATGACCTTTTAGTTTCATATAACAAAAGCTTGTATACAGGTCTACCCTGAGGGAACCCATTTGATGATTCCGTGGTTTGAAAGGCCAATCATTTATAATGTTCGTGCGCGTCCCCATCTTGTCGAGAGTACATCTGGCAGTCGTGATCTTCAAATGGTATTTCTTTGTAAATCTTTTTATAATGCAAACATATATATTGTCTTATTGCGTCCTTGTGATCTAATATGTAGTGGACAAGCTTCAGCCAATCTTCTGCCTCTGGTGCTCCAGGAGCAAGTTATTCTAAGTAGTCATGATACTTTTTGCTTGATTGTTTGGCTTATTTAGAAGTAATCTAGTGTTACAACTTGTTGTTATCACTTACTGTCATCTGCCTGACTCCACATCATTTATGTGTCAGTTTGTGTTTTCACATGCAAGCATCGAAATCACATCCATATCATAGTTTGAGTTGCAACTTTTATTGTTGATGGTCTGCATTGTCTCGATTTTTTTCCACCTTGTATGTTAATTAATCAATATGCTTGACTTGTGATCATGAGCAGTTTATTGATTTGTTCTCCTTTCATTTCTGTCTTCAGTTTACTGATCACTAGGAGACCCGTATTCTTTTTATGACTGGAGTTCTAGAACttcaacattttttttttgtattcttgACTCCCTATTAGACCTTGATTTTGCCTctgcataggttttgtgaagTTTATAATCTGAATTTTTGTTTGTTAGTGTGTATATCTTCTTATGAATGTTAAGTTAATGTCTGGCTTCATGCTCCTCATGTACCTGAACTAGCAGATCTAGAGTTTGGACTATTAATGCAAGACCATTTTTTACACAGTCTTATGCATCTTGGAGATGAATTCCGAGCCAGAGACCACTTTCAGGCTCACTTGATTGAATCTTTGATGTGCATAATGACATATTGCTTTGAAATCCAACGGTTACATATCATAAGCTAATAGGAAGAACATGTTGCACTTGCCATGTCATGTACAATTAGTTATAAAAGGAAATGGCAAGCTATGAATCTcttgtggatgaaaaatataatattatgtcAATGTatcatttaatattaatttttatgtcaTCTTATGGGAAAGAGATTCTAGATTGTGAGTAGTAAATTCAGGACAACAAAGCTTGTGGATGTCACCTATCAAAGTCCTGATTATTGTCCAAGCAGCTGGCAGTTGCAATAATCCTTCCACTCCACTTATGATTGAAACATCCTGGAGAAAGTGATTTTAGCAGGGGAAACATTTGCAAGTGAAGTTAATGGTTGTTCTTGGAACATTTGTCTAGAAACCTATGATACAATTCTTTGTTTCATTCCATACATAAGTACTTATTTTTCTTCCAAAACTATACGTACTGTTGTTGTACCACAACTATTATAACCAGGAATGCTGGCATAATGACTGAACTTGGTAAGGGAAGCAATCACTTTAATGTGTCCTTTATCATATACTTCTCACTGTGATGTTTATGCTTTGCTTGGCCATTTGCTGGTTTGTATGGTATTGGCCACCTGGATTTTTTTGTTCATGGCATTATTAACTGTGAAGCCTCTATTCTTGCACAGGTAAAAATTGGGCTTAGGGTTCTTACTAGGCCACTTCCTGACCAGCTGCCCACCATCTACCGAACTCTTGGGGAAAACTACAATGAAAGGGTACTTCCTTCAATTATTCATGAAACTTTGAAGGCTGTGGTTGCTCAATACAATGCTAGCCAGCTGATCACACAAAGAGAGGTTTGAGATAATTATGATAGTCATCTTTTTTCAAATCCTATTGCTTTGTATGTGTCTACTAACTAGCATAAACAAAGATTTAAGCATCACATGGCAGTTAGATCTCTGTTACATCTGTATGTCGTAGGCGGTGAGTCGGGAGATACGGAAGATCTTGACTGAGAGGGCCCGAAACTTTAGCATTGCTTTGGATGATGTGTCCATAACGAGCCTGAGCTTTGGAAAGGAGTTTACTAATGCAATCGAAGCCAAGCAGGTTGCTGCACAGGAAGCAGAGCGTGCTAAGTTCATTGTTGAAAAGGCAGAGCAAGATAAGAAAAGTGCTATTATCAGAGCACAGGTAACTAATTTGATTTGTTAATTGAGCATTATCTTATTGCTTTTCTAACTAGTGAAACTTAGTGTTAGCATGGATTGTTTGTCCCTACTGTTACACTAGACAATTCAACATTCTCTGGAAGAAGATAAATAACAAGTTTCGATTAGCTGTAAAGAAAAACTTCTATTCTATTCGAAGCAGCTTAAATTTTCGATAAACACATGGAAACAAGGTT belongs to Musa acuminata AAA Group cultivar baxijiao chromosome BXJ1-11, Cavendish_Baxijiao_AAA, whole genome shotgun sequence and includes:
- the LOC135597334 gene encoding prohibitin-1, mitochondrial-like produces the protein MNFRNVRVPNVPGSGAAGTLVKVALIGGTAVYVALNSLYNVEGGHRAIVFNRIQGIKDKVYPEGTHLMIPWFERPIIYNVRARPHLVESTSGSRDLQMVKIGLRVLTRPLPDQLPTIYRTLGENYNERVLPSIIHETLKAVVAQYNASQLITQREAVSREIRKILTERARNFSIALDDVSITSLSFGKEFTNAIEAKQVAAQEAERAKFIVEKAEQDKKSAIIRAQGEAKSAQLIGQAIANNPAFLALRQIEAAREIAHTIANSSNRVFLQSDDLLLHLQELNFESTTKPKK